A single window of Marinobacter sp. LA51 DNA harbors:
- a CDS encoding sugar nucleotide-binding protein, whose product MHVLVVHDYGPLGKLVLERLRETPLQVSPLLVSDPAGANLNALENWIPEDTDLIVNALWLSDPEVAQNDPESTHKAAFSLPVAIAEFARDRGMALLQLSSCYVFDGRKQTGYITSNPGHPCNELGNWQWECEQALRTLLPRHIILRTGWSLARFIRKVQASTASGETLMLPGRCRGQPVAVRDLARVVTAVIQQIDCGAEVWGTFQYAGAEEINLYELGLSIAGLPGIPEDIRVVDEVPSWGHLEPVNTTLICTKIRNTFGIKQLPWRSGLMEEFSMMKAQNGQDEKASVD is encoded by the coding sequence GTGCACGTGCTTGTTGTTCATGATTATGGGCCCTTGGGCAAATTGGTGCTGGAGCGTCTACGCGAGACGCCGCTACAGGTAAGCCCATTGCTGGTCAGCGATCCTGCCGGTGCCAATCTCAATGCCCTGGAGAACTGGATTCCGGAAGACACCGATCTGATTGTTAATGCGCTGTGGCTGTCTGATCCGGAAGTGGCTCAGAATGATCCTGAGAGCACTCATAAGGCTGCCTTTTCCCTGCCCGTAGCGATCGCCGAGTTTGCCCGTGATCGTGGCATGGCATTGTTACAGCTGTCGTCGTGCTATGTGTTCGATGGACGCAAGCAAACGGGTTATATCACCTCGAACCCGGGGCATCCCTGTAACGAGCTGGGCAATTGGCAGTGGGAATGCGAGCAGGCCCTTCGGACTTTGTTGCCCCGGCATATTATTCTGCGCACCGGCTGGAGTCTGGCCCGCTTTATTCGCAAGGTTCAGGCCAGCACTGCATCCGGCGAAACCCTGATGTTGCCGGGCCGCTGCCGTGGCCAGCCGGTGGCGGTCCGGGATCTTGCCCGGGTGGTCACAGCGGTGATTCAGCAGATCGATTGCGGTGCCGAGGTCTGGGGTACGTTTCAGTATGCCGGTGCCGAGGAGATCAACCTTTATGAGCTGGGGCTGTCCATCGCGGGGCTGCCAGGTATTCCCGAAGATATCCGGGTGGTTGATGAGGTGCCGAGCTGGGGGCATCTGGAGCCTGTTAACACCACGTTGATCTGCACCAAGATCCGCAACACATTCGGCATCAAGCAGCTACCCTGGCGCTCTGGATTGATGGAAGAGTTCTCCATGATGAAGGCGCAGAACGGGCAGGATGAGAAAGCGTCGGTCGACTAA
- the fnr gene encoding fumarate/nitrate reduction transcriptional regulator Fnr produces MANTLPFRQVPAALKASCHTCSLSNLCLPLAINETDLESLEDIVQQGRIYNRGEHIFDQSTPLRSCFAVRSGSVKTSMVSEDGEEQITGFFLPGELVGLDSMGGDYYACTAKALERTSICEFPVQKLEELTTRLPDLQHHMYQLMSQEIQHSHQLTMLLSKNTAEERIAALLLSLSSRFQRRRLSGTRFDLPMARNDIANFLGLAVETVSRVFTRFQNQGLIKASGREVELLDVPALQGISRELSRRVCP; encoded by the coding sequence ATGGCCAACACACTACCCTTCCGCCAGGTCCCTGCCGCTCTGAAAGCCTCCTGCCATACGTGCAGTCTTAGCAACCTGTGTCTGCCGCTGGCCATCAATGAAACCGATCTTGAAAGCCTGGAAGACATTGTCCAGCAAGGACGAATTTACAACCGGGGTGAGCACATCTTCGATCAGAGCACACCCTTGCGCTCCTGTTTCGCCGTACGCAGTGGATCAGTCAAGACATCGATGGTTTCGGAGGATGGTGAAGAGCAGATAACAGGATTTTTCCTACCCGGAGAGCTGGTGGGTCTCGACAGTATGGGCGGAGATTACTACGCCTGCACCGCCAAAGCCCTGGAGCGAACCAGTATCTGCGAGTTCCCGGTTCAAAAGCTGGAGGAGTTAACAACCCGATTACCCGACCTTCAGCATCACATGTACCAGCTAATGAGCCAGGAAATTCAGCACAGCCACCAGCTGACTATGTTGTTAAGCAAGAACACCGCAGAAGAACGCATCGCCGCACTGCTGCTGTCGCTGTCCAGCCGTTTTCAACGCAGACGCCTGTCCGGCACCCGTTTCGACCTACCAATGGCGCGCAACGATATTGCCAACTTCCTGGGCCTGGCGGTTGAAACCGTCAGCCGGGTGTTTACCCGCTTTCAGAATCAGGGCCTGATCAAGGCCAGTGGGCGTGAGGTTGAGTTACTGGATGTACCGGCACTACAAGGGATTTCCCGGGAATTATCCCGGCGGGTTTGCCCCTAG
- the fabB gene encoding beta-ketoacyl-ACP synthase I, which produces MRRVVVTGMGIVSCLGNSLDEVLDSLKHGKSGIRFNETYKEKGFRSQVSGSPDVDTSVIDRKMRRFMGPSAMYSYLSMEQAIAQAGLTEDLISNDRTGLIAGSGGASCSSQVEATDIMREKGVKRIGPYMVPRIMTSTVSACLATAYKIRGVNYSMSSACATSAHCIGHAMEQIQAGKQDIVFAGGGEEEDWSLTMMFDAMGALSTKYNDAPATASRPFDSGRDGFVIAGGGGMVVLEELEHAKKRGANIIAELTGYGATSDGYDMVAPSGEGAQRCMKQAMATIRGKVQYINAHGTSTPVGDVAEMGAVRDTFGADVPAISSTKSLSGHSLGAAGVHEAIYSLLMLQNGLIAGTANLNNVDDKISNMPLVGPAAQNAELSTVMSNSFGFGGTNASLVFEKL; this is translated from the coding sequence ATGAGACGCGTTGTCGTCACCGGCATGGGCATTGTGTCCTGCCTCGGAAATTCGCTGGATGAAGTGCTGGACAGCCTGAAACACGGCAAATCCGGCATCCGCTTCAATGAAACCTATAAAGAAAAGGGCTTCCGCAGCCAGGTTTCAGGCTCGCCAGACGTGGACACCTCGGTGATCGATCGCAAGATGCGACGTTTCATGGGGCCCTCGGCCATGTACAGCTATTTGTCCATGGAACAGGCGATCGCCCAGGCCGGTCTGACCGAAGACCTGATTTCCAATGACCGCACCGGCCTGATTGCCGGTTCCGGTGGTGCGTCCTGCTCCAGTCAGGTCGAAGCGACCGACATCATGCGGGAAAAAGGCGTCAAGCGTATTGGGCCTTACATGGTGCCGCGGATCATGACCAGCACGGTATCCGCGTGTCTGGCCACCGCTTACAAGATTCGGGGCGTGAACTACTCCATGTCGTCTGCCTGCGCCACCAGCGCTCACTGCATCGGCCACGCCATGGAGCAGATTCAGGCGGGCAAGCAGGACATCGTTTTCGCCGGTGGCGGTGAAGAAGAGGACTGGAGCCTGACCATGATGTTCGACGCCATGGGTGCTCTGTCCACCAAGTACAACGATGCGCCAGCAACGGCCTCGCGCCCGTTCGACAGCGGCCGTGACGGCTTTGTTATCGCCGGGGGCGGTGGCATGGTTGTTTTGGAAGAGCTGGAGCACGCCAAAAAGCGCGGCGCCAATATCATTGCCGAATTGACCGGCTACGGCGCTACATCTGACGGCTACGACATGGTCGCGCCCTCTGGCGAGGGTGCCCAGCGCTGCATGAAGCAGGCCATGGCAACCATCCGCGGCAAGGTTCAGTACATCAACGCCCACGGCACCAGTACGCCAGTGGGCGACGTAGCTGAAATGGGCGCGGTACGCGACACCTTTGGCGCAGACGTACCGGCCATTTCCTCGACCAAATCGCTGTCCGGGCATTCCCTCGGCGCAGCGGGCGTGCACGAAGCCATCTATTCACTGCTAATGCTGCAGAACGGTCTGATTGCCGGCACTGCCAACCTGAACAATGTCGATGACAAGATCAGTAACATGCCACTGGTCGGCCCGGCGGCGCAAAACGCCGAGCTCAGCACCGTCATGTCCAACAGCTTTGGCTTTGGCGGCACCAACGCCTCATTGGTGTTTGAGAAACTGTAA
- a CDS encoding DUF962 domain-containing protein — translation MRTLAQFLGDYGDSHQNNFNQWVHIVCVPAIVFSTLGLLWLIPIGSWLGLTGTTGEWVNGATLLAAISGLVYLRLSVGVFVLMAGWFAVSALIIQGVIAAGWSLFWTSLVVWIAAWALQVYGHKIEGKKPSFVEDLVFLLIGPIFVSIEFASKLGLPVPHAQRSHGKDHAEGQIPGH, via the coding sequence ATGCGTACACTGGCGCAGTTCCTGGGTGATTATGGCGACAGCCACCAGAACAATTTCAACCAATGGGTCCACATCGTGTGTGTGCCCGCCATCGTGTTCTCTACCCTCGGCCTACTCTGGCTGATTCCTATCGGTAGCTGGCTAGGCCTGACCGGCACAACGGGCGAATGGGTGAATGGCGCGACCCTGCTGGCCGCGATCTCCGGCCTGGTCTACCTGCGCCTGTCGGTCGGAGTGTTTGTGTTGATGGCCGGCTGGTTCGCGGTCTCGGCCTTAATCATCCAGGGTGTCATCGCCGCCGGGTGGTCACTGTTCTGGACCAGCCTCGTGGTATGGATCGCGGCCTGGGCCCTGCAGGTCTATGGCCACAAGATCGAAGGCAAAAAACCATCGTTTGTGGAAGACCTGGTGTTCCTGCTGATCGGGCCAATCTTTGTCAGTATCGAGTTTGCATCCAAGCTTGGTTTGCCTGTGCCCCATGCCCAGCGCAGCCACGGCAAAGACCACGCTGAGGGACAGATTCCGGGTCACTGA
- a CDS encoding helix-turn-helix domain-containing protein, which yields MHHSPRGTLFLWPDHWQVIGHLIPNRPHRHISASWLVGLDGPFRLQVAGHWRTTSAALVAPDVEQSLDPGDTRMWCAQLDPDSDFWRALQHRLGDQSSVDISVTRASLHGAGPGDCQAALQALSSAVKQLGGPPEPMDRRVRKICDELRSQLPDKVDVALLAQAVGLSSSRLSHLFRQQTGVTLRRFLLHLKMNQVLAQWERGKSMSQLAMDAGFYDQPHFVRTARGMFDAMPSEYVTTGAFTVCRCGPSSSPSRS from the coding sequence ATGCACCATTCGCCGCGTGGCACCTTGTTCCTCTGGCCCGATCACTGGCAGGTGATCGGGCACCTGATACCGAACCGACCTCATCGGCACATCAGTGCGTCGTGGCTGGTCGGCCTCGACGGCCCCTTCCGATTGCAGGTTGCTGGTCACTGGCGCACGACCTCGGCTGCGCTGGTGGCGCCGGACGTTGAACAATCCCTTGATCCCGGTGATACCCGGATGTGGTGTGCTCAGCTCGATCCGGACAGTGATTTCTGGCGGGCACTTCAGCACCGGCTGGGGGATCAGTCCTCGGTGGATATTTCGGTAACCCGGGCCAGCCTGCACGGCGCGGGACCCGGTGATTGCCAAGCAGCCTTGCAGGCTCTGTCGAGCGCAGTAAAGCAATTGGGTGGCCCGCCGGAGCCTATGGACAGGAGAGTGCGGAAGATCTGTGACGAGCTCCGTAGCCAGTTGCCGGACAAGGTGGATGTCGCCCTGTTGGCGCAGGCAGTGGGGTTGTCGTCGTCGCGGCTGAGTCATTTGTTCCGGCAGCAAACCGGCGTGACCTTGCGGCGCTTTTTGCTGCACCTGAAAATGAACCAGGTTTTGGCCCAATGGGAGCGGGGCAAGTCGATGTCCCAGTTGGCGATGGATGCAGGCTTCTACGACCAGCCCCATTTTGTCCGCACGGCCCGGGGCATGTTCGATGCCATGCCCTCGGAATACGTGACCACCGGTGCGTTCACCGTTTGCCGCTGCGGCCCTTCTTCTTCCCCTTCTCGTTCGTAG
- the ylqF gene encoding ribosome biogenesis GTPase YlqF, which translates to MAINWFPGHMHKARKEIKQVMPQMDLIIEVLDARIPFSSENPLVPSLRGDKPLIKVLNKRDLADPEITQQWQNWLEKERGVRTITLTHNQRNEALGILKLAQEMTPDHDRQKSALRVMILGIPNVGKSTIINTLAGRPAAKTGNEPAVTRAQQAIKLPDNILLYDTPGFLWPKLSPEACGYRLAVTGAIRSSVLDFEDVALFEADFLRQAYPELIKNRYGFDELPVDGLAVMDGIAAKRRFFGRGGVPDLHKVSEVLLNEFRAGTLGRVSLETPAMVEREAEEAARVAAEKAEQEATNEKGKKKGRSGKR; encoded by the coding sequence ATGGCTATTAACTGGTTTCCAGGGCACATGCACAAGGCCCGCAAGGAGATCAAGCAGGTCATGCCGCAGATGGACCTCATCATTGAGGTGCTGGATGCGCGCATCCCGTTCAGCAGTGAAAATCCGCTGGTACCTTCCCTGCGTGGCGACAAACCACTCATCAAGGTGCTGAACAAACGAGACCTGGCCGATCCGGAGATCACCCAGCAGTGGCAAAACTGGCTTGAAAAGGAACGGGGGGTGCGCACCATCACCCTGACCCACAACCAGCGCAACGAAGCCCTGGGCATTCTCAAGCTCGCCCAGGAGATGACGCCCGACCACGACCGTCAGAAAAGCGCCCTGCGGGTGATGATCCTGGGCATCCCGAACGTGGGTAAGTCCACCATCATCAATACCTTGGCAGGCCGGCCCGCGGCCAAGACCGGCAACGAGCCAGCGGTGACCCGGGCGCAGCAGGCCATCAAGCTGCCGGACAACATCCTGCTCTACGACACCCCCGGCTTCCTCTGGCCCAAGCTGTCGCCGGAGGCCTGTGGTTATCGCCTGGCAGTGACCGGGGCCATTCGCAGCTCGGTGCTGGATTTTGAAGATGTCGCGCTGTTCGAGGCGGATTTTCTCCGCCAGGCCTACCCGGAACTGATAAAAAACCGCTACGGTTTTGACGAACTGCCAGTCGATGGCCTGGCGGTCATGGATGGCATTGCCGCCAAACGCCGGTTCTTTGGTCGCGGCGGCGTACCAGACCTGCACAAGGTGTCAGAGGTTCTGTTAAATGAATTCCGGGCCGGCACCCTTGGACGGGTGTCACTGGAGACCCCGGCTATGGTCGAGCGAGAAGCCGAGGAGGCGGCCCGGGTCGCCGCCGAAAAGGCCGAACAGGAAGCTACGAACGAGAAGGGGAAGAAGAAGGGCCGCAGCGGCAAACGGTGA
- a CDS encoding Spy/CpxP family protein refolding chaperone: MKLAKMFGTAVVALSLSSPAVAQQAAGGQPDQVDQLAQMVGLSDDQQTEIRGIIDDKQDKIDELRQEARALQQQMQSEIKAEYDEDSIRDNAEELGDVTGEIAALSTLMQAKVDSVFTEEQRDTLDKKMKQMQQQRQQQQQMMQQQMQGQ; this comes from the coding sequence ATGAAGCTCGCAAAGATGTTTGGTACCGCTGTTGTTGCACTGAGCCTGTCCTCGCCTGCGGTTGCACAGCAAGCCGCCGGTGGTCAGCCGGATCAGGTGGATCAGCTGGCGCAGATGGTTGGCCTGTCCGATGATCAGCAAACCGAGATCCGCGGCATCATCGATGACAAGCAGGACAAGATTGACGAACTGCGCCAGGAAGCCCGCGCTCTGCAGCAGCAGATGCAGTCAGAGATCAAGGCGGAGTACGACGAGGACTCAATCCGTGACAACGCCGAAGAGCTTGGTGATGTAACCGGAGAAATCGCAGCCCTGTCCACCTTGATGCAGGCGAAAGTGGACAGTGTGTTCACCGAAGAACAGCGCGACACTCTGGACAAAAAGATGAAGCAGATGCAGCAGCAGCGTCAGCAACAGCAGCAGATGATGCAGCAGCAGATGCAGGGTCAGTAA
- a CDS encoding efflux RND transporter permease subunit — MNRFGTLYDRLILARPLVVLGIFALLLAVAAVKFGQFRLDASAESLVLENDRSLEQYRKVNRRFTTSDDFLIVTYTPESELFSEDGLGRLRALRDELQALPAVGSTNSILNVPLLHSPELTLDTVDAEIKTVDEDMVPPDTVRAALLDNPLYPNLLISEDARTTAIQVNLPTPERYFELLRERNQLRDKVEAGNASAAEQEQLEAAQQAFIGFTETQGAERDATIGRVRTILDSYRDGAEIHLGGVPMIVSDMIRFIKNDLSTFGLGVLAFLVLTLVIIFRQWRWVLVPLLCCGFTVWLMIGFLGWAQWPVTVISANFIALLLIMTLSLTIHLMVRYREFQHDDTEADPREVLRQTLTAMFKPCFYMAITTIVAFGSLTFSGIRPVIDFGWMMTLGLTVAFLITFLIFPVLLRLLPPKADWTVTSDRVPFTDIFARFTERFGKSVLVGSAVIAVLCAIGVSRLTVENSFIDYFKPSTEIHQGMITIDDRLGGTTPLDIVITDDPAPESASADSDPFASSCDPFVEDCGDGEEYRDTWYTYQKMQRLEQVHDYLDSLPETGKVLSITTTLDILAQINQGEPLDALELAFVPAAVPDDLQDTLLTPYISEEHDQARFSIRILETMPELRRQALLDRIRTHLTTELGYEEDQVLFAGMTVMYNNMLQSLFDSQIKTIGAVFVVITIMFLLLFRSLKLALIGIAPNLIAAGSVLGLMGWLGIPLDMMTITIAAITVGIAVDDTIHYIHRFKTEFAKDRDYLATMHRCHRSIGRAMFYTSLTIVAGFSILVLSNFIPTIYFGLFTGFAMFMALLGALTLLPRLIILIRPFGPGAIE; from the coding sequence ATGAACCGGTTCGGTACCCTGTACGATCGCCTGATCCTTGCTCGTCCCCTGGTAGTTCTGGGTATTTTTGCTCTTCTGCTGGCCGTGGCTGCCGTCAAATTCGGCCAGTTCCGGCTGGACGCCTCGGCCGAGTCCCTGGTGTTGGAGAACGATCGGTCACTGGAGCAGTACCGCAAGGTCAACCGTCGCTTCACTACCTCCGACGATTTCCTTATCGTCACCTACACTCCCGAGAGTGAACTTTTTTCCGAGGACGGGCTGGGGCGGCTTCGGGCCCTGCGCGACGAACTGCAGGCCCTGCCCGCAGTGGGCTCCACCAACAGCATCCTGAACGTCCCCCTCCTGCACAGCCCCGAGCTGACTCTGGACACCGTCGACGCCGAAATCAAGACCGTAGACGAGGACATGGTTCCACCAGACACCGTCCGCGCGGCCCTGCTGGACAACCCGCTCTACCCCAACCTGCTAATCAGCGAAGATGCGCGGACCACCGCCATTCAGGTCAACTTGCCGACCCCGGAGCGGTATTTTGAACTGCTGCGGGAGCGGAACCAGCTGCGTGACAAGGTGGAGGCAGGCAATGCCTCAGCTGCCGAGCAGGAGCAACTCGAAGCGGCCCAGCAAGCCTTCATCGGCTTCACTGAAACCCAGGGTGCGGAGCGCGACGCCACCATTGGGCGCGTGCGAACCATCCTCGACAGCTACCGTGACGGCGCCGAGATCCATCTTGGCGGCGTGCCCATGATCGTGTCGGACATGATTCGCTTCATCAAGAATGACCTGTCCACCTTCGGGCTGGGGGTGCTGGCGTTTCTGGTGCTAACCCTGGTTATCATTTTCCGCCAGTGGCGCTGGGTGCTGGTGCCACTGCTGTGCTGTGGCTTTACCGTGTGGCTGATGATCGGTTTCCTGGGCTGGGCCCAGTGGCCAGTTACCGTGATTTCCGCCAATTTTATTGCACTGCTACTGATCATGACCCTGTCCCTGACCATCCACCTGATGGTGCGGTACCGGGAATTCCAGCATGACGACACCGAGGCCGATCCCAGGGAGGTTCTGCGGCAGACCCTGACGGCGATGTTCAAACCCTGCTTCTACATGGCCATCACCACCATTGTCGCCTTTGGCTCGCTGACTTTCAGCGGCATCCGCCCGGTGATCGACTTCGGCTGGATGATGACCCTGGGCCTGACCGTTGCCTTCCTGATCACCTTCCTGATCTTTCCGGTATTGCTGCGGCTACTGCCACCCAAGGCGGACTGGACCGTCACCTCTGACCGGGTGCCGTTTACCGATATCTTTGCCCGCTTCACCGAGCGGTTTGGCAAGAGCGTGCTAGTGGGCTCGGCGGTCATCGCCGTGCTGTGTGCCATCGGAGTCAGCAGGCTGACGGTGGAAAACAGTTTCATTGACTACTTCAAGCCGTCGACCGAAATCCATCAGGGCATGATCACCATTGACGACCGCCTGGGTGGCACCACGCCCCTGGACATCGTGATTACCGACGACCCGGCGCCAGAGAGCGCCAGCGCCGACAGCGACCCGTTTGCCAGCAGTTGCGATCCTTTTGTTGAGGATTGTGGCGACGGCGAGGAATATCGGGATACCTGGTACACCTACCAGAAAATGCAGCGTCTGGAGCAGGTGCACGATTACCTCGATAGCCTGCCGGAAACTGGCAAGGTACTGTCGATCACCACCACCCTCGATATTCTGGCCCAGATCAATCAGGGCGAGCCGCTGGATGCGCTGGAGCTGGCCTTTGTGCCGGCGGCAGTACCGGACGATCTACAGGACACCCTGCTGACACCCTACATTTCAGAAGAGCACGATCAGGCCCGGTTCAGCATCCGGATCCTGGAAACCATGCCAGAGCTGCGCCGACAGGCCCTGCTGGATCGCATTCGAACTCACCTGACAACGGAACTCGGCTACGAAGAGGATCAGGTGCTGTTTGCCGGCATGACCGTCATGTACAACAACATGCTGCAGAGTCTGTTCGATTCCCAGATCAAGACCATCGGGGCGGTGTTCGTGGTAATCACCATCATGTTCCTGCTGCTGTTCCGCTCGCTCAAGCTGGCCCTGATCGGCATTGCCCCCAACCTGATTGCCGCCGGCTCGGTATTGGGCCTGATGGGCTGGCTCGGAATTCCGCTGGACATGATGACCATCACCATTGCGGCCATTACCGTTGGCATCGCTGTGGACGACACCATCCACTACATCCACCGGTTCAAGACCGAGTTCGCCAAGGACCGGGACTACCTCGCCACCATGCATCGCTGCCACCGCAGTATCGGCCGTGCCATGTTCTACACCTCGCTAACCATCGTCGCCGGATTCTCGATCCTGGTGCTGTCCAACTTTATCCCGACCATCTACTTTGGGCTGTTCACCGGCTTCGCCATGTTCATGGCGTTACTGGGCGCATTGACCCTGCTTCCGCGACTGATCATTCTAATCCGTCCCTTCGGTCCGGGCGCGATCGAATAA
- the lipA gene encoding lipoyl synthase, whose protein sequence is MSDSAKPRITSGSKFRNEHGFSAIKDGIKRSSGETSESKPVERKPKWLRAKMPGGERYEAVRKNVSDHRLSTVCQESHCPNIGECWAAGTATIMVMGSVCTRACKFCAVDTGNPKGWLDHDEPDNTAKSVELMGLRYIVLTSVDRDDLDDGGAAHYAACVSAIKQRTPQVAVEALTPDFDAVMPHVEKVVDSGLDVFAQNVETVERLTSRVRDPRAGYEKTLSVLAHAKKHRPGVLTKTSLMLGLGETEEEILKTMDDLRAIGVDILTLGQYLRPTPNHLPVERYVTPEEFNRYRELGLEKGFMEVPSGPMVRSSYRADKVFDQNNLGLAVPEVPQVDNAMQIPVKAVD, encoded by the coding sequence ATGAGCGACAGCGCAAAACCCCGCATTACCAGTGGTTCCAAATTCCGTAACGAGCACGGCTTTTCCGCCATCAAGGATGGCATCAAACGCAGCTCGGGCGAGACCTCGGAATCCAAACCGGTAGAGCGCAAGCCCAAGTGGCTGCGGGCCAAGATGCCCGGTGGTGAGCGTTACGAGGCCGTTCGCAAAAACGTCAGCGATCACCGTTTGAGCACGGTGTGCCAGGAATCCCACTGTCCGAACATTGGCGAATGCTGGGCAGCCGGTACCGCCACCATCATGGTGATGGGTTCGGTCTGTACCCGGGCGTGCAAGTTCTGTGCAGTGGACACGGGTAACCCCAAGGGCTGGCTTGATCACGACGAGCCGGACAACACCGCCAAATCGGTGGAGCTGATGGGGCTGCGCTACATTGTTTTGACCTCGGTCGACCGGGACGATCTCGACGACGGCGGTGCCGCCCATTACGCGGCCTGCGTGTCGGCCATCAAGCAGCGGACTCCACAGGTGGCCGTTGAAGCACTGACCCCGGATTTCGACGCGGTGATGCCCCACGTAGAAAAGGTGGTGGACTCCGGTCTGGACGTATTCGCCCAGAACGTCGAAACCGTAGAACGCCTGACCAGCCGGGTACGTGACCCCCGTGCCGGCTACGAAAAAACCCTCAGCGTTTTGGCTCACGCCAAGAAACATCGCCCCGGCGTGCTCACCAAGACCAGCCTGATGCTGGGCCTGGGTGAAACCGAAGAGGAAATCCTGAAAACCATGGACGACCTCCGCGCTATCGGGGTGGATATCCTGACTCTCGGCCAGTACCTGCGCCCGACACCGAACCACCTTCCAGTAGAACGCTACGTTACGCCGGAAGAGTTCAACCGATACCGGGAACTGGGCCTGGAAAAAGGCTTTATGGAAGTGCCCTCAGGCCCGATGGTGCGCTCAAGCTATCGAGCCGATAAGGTCTTTGATCAGAACAACCTGGGCCTTGCCGTGCCAGAGGTTCCGCAAGTCGACAACGCCATGCAGATTCCGGTTAAAGCGGTCGACTGA
- a CDS encoding O-acetylhomoserine aminocarboxypropyltransferase/cysteine synthase family protein, which translates to MKLETLALHAGFSGDPATNAATTPIYQTTSYTFDDTQHGADLFDLKVQGNIYTRIMNPTNGVLEERMAQLEGGIGALALASGMAAITYALQTICKVGNNIVSTSQLYGGTYNLFAHSLPNQGIDCRMVPHDDFDAVEQAIDDNTRALFCESIGNPAGNVVDIQRWADIAHRHGIPLIVDNTVATPFLCRPFEHGADIVVHSLTKYIGGHGTTVAGIVVDSGKFDWKASADKFPMLNEPDPSYHGVVYTEALGAAAFIGRCRVVPLRNTGAALAPFNAFLIMQGLETLSLRMERHCENAEKVANFLQQHPSVEWVNYAALANSPYKATCEKICGGKASGILSFGIKGGHQAGAKFIDALQLIYRLVNIGDAKSLACHPASTTHRQLSPDELKSAGVSEDLVRLSIGIEHVDDLIADITQALDAAQA; encoded by the coding sequence ATGAAACTCGAAACCCTGGCATTGCACGCGGGCTTCAGCGGAGACCCGGCAACCAACGCCGCCACCACCCCGATCTACCAGACCACCTCCTACACCTTCGACGACACCCAGCACGGTGCCGATCTTTTCGACCTGAAGGTACAGGGCAACATCTACACTCGCATAATGAACCCCACCAACGGTGTTCTTGAGGAGCGGATGGCCCAGCTGGAAGGCGGCATTGGCGCCCTGGCCCTGGCCTCGGGCATGGCGGCGATCACCTATGCCCTGCAAACCATCTGCAAGGTTGGCAACAACATCGTCAGCACCAGCCAGCTCTACGGCGGTACCTACAACCTGTTTGCCCATTCGCTGCCCAACCAGGGCATCGACTGCCGTATGGTCCCTCATGACGACTTTGACGCCGTTGAACAGGCCATCGACGACAACACCCGCGCCCTGTTCTGCGAATCCATCGGAAACCCCGCTGGCAACGTGGTGGACATCCAGCGCTGGGCCGACATCGCCCACCGCCACGGCATCCCGCTGATCGTGGACAACACCGTCGCCACCCCGTTCCTGTGCCGCCCGTTCGAGCACGGTGCCGATATTGTCGTGCACTCCCTGACCAAATACATCGGCGGCCACGGCACCACAGTTGCCGGCATCGTGGTGGATTCCGGTAAGTTCGACTGGAAAGCCAGTGCCGACAAATTCCCGATGCTGAACGAGCCGGACCCCTCGTACCACGGCGTGGTGTACACCGAAGCCCTGGGCGCAGCCGCGTTTATTGGTCGCTGTCGTGTGGTCCCGCTGCGCAACACCGGCGCCGCGCTGGCTCCGTTCAACGCCTTCCTGATCATGCAGGGCCTGGAAACCCTGTCCCTGCGCATGGAGCGTCACTGCGAGAACGCGGAAAAGGTCGCCAACTTCCTACAGCAGCATCCCTCCGTGGAATGGGTTAATTACGCGGCGCTGGCCAACAGCCCGTACAAGGCCACCTGTGAGAAAATCTGCGGCGGCAAGGCTTCCGGCATTCTCAGCTTTGGCATCAAGGGCGGCCACCAGGCTGGGGCGAAGTTTATCGACGCCCTGCAGCTAATCTACCGACTGGTCAACATCGGCGATGCCAAATCCCTGGCCTGCCACCCGGCCTCCACCACCCACCGCCAGCTCAGCCCGGACGAGCTCAAGAGCGCCGGTGTGAGCGAGGATCTGGTTCGCCTGTCCATCGGCATTGAACACGTTGATGACCTGATCGCCGACATCACCCAGGCCCTGGACGCCGCCCAGGCCTGA